Genomic segment of Streptomyces longhuiensis:
CTGTACCACCGAAGTCCTCAATTCCGGGGTCGACAACACCTGAGTCCTTAACGCCGGCGTCTGTACCACCGGAGTCCTTGACGCCGGCGTCTGTACCACCAGAGTCCTTGACGCCGGACTCCTCAACGCCGGAGTCGATACCACCAGCGTCTTTTACGCCGGTGTCGGTACCACCGGAATCACTACCGCCGGAGTCACCGGCACCGGAGTCGATACCGCCGCCGGAGAGGGTGCCGCTGTCGGATTCGTAAGCGGTCGTGTTGTCGCCACCGTCGTCCGCCACGGACGCCGGCGCGGTCACGGACAGAAGCGCGGCGGCGCCGAACAGCGCTGCGGAAGCGAAACGTATGGCACGCACAGTGGACCCTCCAGACAGAAAACCCCCCTGACTGTGGGAACGCTAGGTTCGGCGCAGGACCGCAGCGACCCGGGCGCCGCCGAACGGACCAGCCCCGCGGCGCCCGGCATGGGCTCACGTTCAGTGACCGGCGAAGAGTTCCGTCACGAAGGCGTTGCCGAACTTCTCCGCCGGGTCCAGTTCCTGCCGTAGCCGCTGGAAGTCGGGGGCTCGTTCGTAGAGCGCGGCGACGGTACCGGGAGCCGTCGCCGTCAGCTTTCCCCAGTGGGGGCGCGCCCCGAGCGACAGCAGTCGCTCCTCGATGGCGCCGATGACCGGGAGTACGTCGTCGGGGCGGCGCACCCACGTGAAGTGGAGGGCGAGGGATGCGCGGCCGTGGCTCGGGCTGAGCCACAGGTCGTCCGCGGCGACCGTCCGGATCTCGGAGACGAGGAGCACCGGGGCGATCCGGTCTCCGAGGGCGCGCAGGGCCGCCATCGCGTCGGCCGCCGCCTCACGCGGCAGGAGCAGCTCGGACTGGAGCTCCTCGCCGTTGCTGGGGGTGAAGTCGGGGCGGAAGTGGGGAAGCCGCTCGTGCCACGGTCCGGGGACGCCCAGTTGCTCGGTGCAGAAGGCCGGTGGCATGCCGGGGACGGGGTGGCGCGGGCCGTCCGCGAGACGCCCGCCCATCCAGTGGTCTTCCGGAGCGCCGGTCGGCAGCCGGTCGGTGCGGCGCTTCAGCCACACCGTGGCGGTGTCCGCGCGCCAGTCGGTGAACGCGCTGACGCTGTACGCGGCGCCGAACACGGCGTCGAAGTCCTCGGCGATCCGGTCGAGCGGCACGTCGTCGTACACCCACTGGGCGACGTCGAACGCGGGCTCCACGGCGAGGGTCATGTCGACGACGACACCGAGTGCGCCGAGGTTGACGACGGCGCCCGGGAAGCGGTCCGGGTCTGAGGCGCGGTTCAGCGTCGCCCGCGTGCCGTCGGGGCCGATCAGCTCGATCCCGGTCACGGCGGAGGCCAGACCCTGCAGTGCGTTTCCTGAACCGTGCGTGCCGGTGGCGCACGATCCCGCGACCGAGATGTGCGGCAGCGAGGCCAGGTTGGCGAGAGCGAGACCCTGCGCCTGGAGCGCCGAGGCCACCTCCGCGTACCGCATGCCCGCCGAGACGCTCACGGTGGCGCGGTCCTCGGACACCCGCACCGGGCGCGCGAGCCCGTCCAGGAGGACCAGGTCGCCGTCCGTGTCCGCGATGCGGTTGAACGAGTGTCCGCTGCCGAGGACCCGTACCTTCTCGGCGGAGGCGACGGTCCGGCGCAGGTCGGCCTCCGACACCGGACGGTGGACCCGCGCCGGGCCGAAGGTGACGTTTCCCGCCCAGTTCCGCAGCGGTGTACCGGTCGCCGGCATACGCATGTCCGTTCTCAAGAGGTTCGCGTCTCGGGTCCCGAGGGGTTCAGGTCTCAGGTCTCAGGCCCTGAGGGTTTCACGTCCCCGGTCTCAAGGAGTTCGCGTTCACCTTTCGACGTCGATGACGCATGTTGCGAAAAACTAGAAGGATCTTGCCGGTGCGTCAAGGCGCGGAGGTCCACTGATCCTCTTGCCCCGTCTCACCCCCTAGAAGTTACGATCCGTACCGTGAACTCCTCAGCGGTGCAGAAGAAGCAGAGGCCGGCGTCCCAGGAGGCCCCCGAGGCCGGCGCGGCGACACTTGCCGAGATCGCCCGCGAAGCGGGGGTCTCCGCTCCGACTGTTTCGAAGGTCCTCAACGGCCGGGCCGACGTCGCTCCGGGCACCCGCGAGCGGGTCGAGGAACTGCTCCGTCACCACGGCTACCAGCGCCGCAGGGCCAACACCACGGCCATCCCCCTGCTCGAACTGGTCTTCCACGAGCTGGACAGCTCCTGGTCGATGGAGGTGATCCGCGGCGTCGAGAACGTCGCCCGCGAGGAGGGGCTCAGCCTGGTCCTGTCCGAGCACACCGGGCAGCTCAGCATCGGCCAGTCCTGGGTCGACGGCGTCCTGGCCCGCCGCCCCACCGGAGTGATCGTCGTCCTGTCGGGGCTCGACGCCGCCCAGCGGGCACAGCTCACCAGCCGCGACATCCCGTTCGTGGTCATGGACCCGGCGGGCGACCCCGGGGAGGACGTGCCCGCGATCGGTGCCACGAACTGGCAGGGCGGCCTGGCCGCCACCCGGCACCTGCTGGAACTGGGCCATCGCCGCATCGGTGTGATCGCCGGCCCGGCGGGGATGATGTGCAGCCGTGCCCGGATCGACGGCTACCGGGCGGCCCTGGAGACGGCCGGGGTGGCGTTCGATCCCGCGCTGATCCGCGAGGGGACCTTCCACCACGAGTCCGGCCACGCGGCCGGTCTCGAACTGCTAGGCCTGCCGGACCGGCCGACCGCGGTGTTCGCCGGCAACGACCTCCAGGCGCTCGGTCTCTACGAGGCGGCCCGTGAACTGGGCCTGCGGATCCCGGACGACCTCAGCGTCGTGGGCTTCGACGATCTGCCGCTCGCCCGCTGGGTGGGTCCGCCGCTGACCACCGTGCGCCAGCCCTTGGTCGAGATGGCCGAGGCGGCCGCACGGCTGACCCTCGACCTGGCACGGGGCAAGAAGCCCCCGACGCTGCGCATGGACCTGGCGACCCGTCTCGTCGTGCGGAGCAGCACGGCGGCGCCCGCCGAGCGCTAGCCCCCGCCCCGACGCTCATCGCCCCTCACGCCCGGCGGCGATCTTCGAAACTGTCGGCGCGCATCATTCGCACCCCTTCGGCGGCCGGAACCGGGCCGTCCCGCCGTCATGCCCTTTCGTCGCAAGGGCCGATCCCTGCCAGGCGCTCCACCGATAACGCTTCGGAAACCCGCACTCCGAGGGTTGACCGCCCCCTCGGCGCGCCATACCGTCACACCGCCCAGCATATTTCGCTCTCTTGACCGACACTTTCGAGAGGCTTCAAAGATGAAGACACCCGCACGGATCTCCCGCGCCGTCGCCGCAGGTGTGGCGCTCGCCCTCGGCCTGACCCTGTCGGCCTGTGGCGGCGGCTCCTCCGACTCGGCAGGCGGCGGAGACTCCGACAAGATCCACGTGCTGGTGTACGGGGACGCGGCCAACAAGGTCGAGAAGCAGCTCGTAGCCACCTTCAACAAGACGTCGAAGGTCAAGGCGGTCCTCGACACCATCCCGGGCGCCGACTACCAGCAGAAGCTGCAGACCATCATCAGCACCCCGCAGGCCCCCGACATCTTCTTCAACTGGGGCGGCGGCAGCATCAAGCCCTTCGTCGACGCCGACCTGCTGCTGCCGCTCGACGACTTCATCAAGGAGGACCCGGCCCTCAAGTCCAGCTTCCTGCCGTCGGTCTTCGACAGCGCGTCGGTGAACGGGAAGCCGTACGGCGTCCCGATGCGCGGCACACAGCCGGTGCTGCTCTTCAACAACAAGAAGGTCCTGGCCGACGCCGGTGTCACACCGCCCAAGACCTGGGACGACCTGATCGGGGCGGTGAAGAAGCTCAAGGCCAAGGGCGTCACCCCGATCGCGCTCGGCGGCGGCGACCAGTGGCCGACGCTGATGTGGTTCGAGT
This window contains:
- a CDS encoding LacI family DNA-binding transcriptional regulator gives rise to the protein MQKKQRPASQEAPEAGAATLAEIAREAGVSAPTVSKVLNGRADVAPGTRERVEELLRHHGYQRRRANTTAIPLLELVFHELDSSWSMEVIRGVENVAREEGLSLVLSEHTGQLSIGQSWVDGVLARRPTGVIVVLSGLDAAQRAQLTSRDIPFVVMDPAGDPGEDVPAIGATNWQGGLAATRHLLELGHRRIGVIAGPAGMMCSRARIDGYRAALETAGVAFDPALIREGTFHHESGHAAGLELLGLPDRPTAVFAGNDLQALGLYEAARELGLRIPDDLSVVGFDDLPLARWVGPPLTTVRQPLVEMAEAAARLTLDLARGKKPPTLRMDLATRLVVRSSTAAPAER
- a CDS encoding D-arabinono-1,4-lactone oxidase, whose amino-acid sequence is MPATGTPLRNWAGNVTFGPARVHRPVSEADLRRTVASAEKVRVLGSGHSFNRIADTDGDLVLLDGLARPVRVSEDRATVSVSAGMRYAEVASALQAQGLALANLASLPHISVAGSCATGTHGSGNALQGLASAVTGIELIGPDGTRATLNRASDPDRFPGAVVNLGALGVVVDMTLAVEPAFDVAQWVYDDVPLDRIAEDFDAVFGAAYSVSAFTDWRADTATVWLKRRTDRLPTGAPEDHWMGGRLADGPRHPVPGMPPAFCTEQLGVPGPWHERLPHFRPDFTPSNGEELQSELLLPREAAADAMAALRALGDRIAPVLLVSEIRTVAADDLWLSPSHGRASLALHFTWVRRPDDVLPVIGAIEERLLSLGARPHWGKLTATAPGTVAALYERAPDFQRLRQELDPAEKFGNAFVTELFAGH